AAACAAACTTTTTCAGGAGCAACTGAAATCATCATGCGGGCAGCTTCAAAAAAAGCTTCGTTTTGATATTCTCCAACTGTGCCACCGTACTCAATAGTAACCACATCAGCATCTTTAGGGTGCCTCTTTATAAATTCAATAATTTCCAAAGGAATATGGGGAAAAGCTTCAACGCAAGCGCCTTCATACTTCAGTTGCCGCTCTTTATTAAGTAATGATTGGTAGACTTGACCAGCAGTAAAATAGTTATTCCGCCCTAAATCCCGATGCAAAAACCGTTCATAGGTACCAATATCTTGATCACACTCCAAGCCATCTTGAGTCACAAAAGTTTCACCATGCTCTAAGGGGTTCATTGTCCCCGCATCTATATTGAGATACATGTCGACTTTGATAGGGAAAACTTTGAGACCAGAACCTTCAAGAAGTGCGCCAAGAGCAGCGGTAGTAGTCCCTTTGCCTAAACCGGACATGACACCGCCGGAAACAAATATATATTTGGTTTTACCTGACATGAGTTTTTTAACTGCGTTTATCATACGAGATTATTACATTTTTTACATTGGCTTGTAAAGACATATCTCTTGATTAACCTATAAAAAACAATATCAGGAATTATAGCATTTTTTATTTGAAATACTAGTCTAATTTTGATTTTACAGGTGACGGCTAATAAGCGGAGCGATGCTGATTATTTCTTGATCAATATTTTTATGTTTATATGGTTTTGGAGGTTCAATAGTATTGGTAATTAAAAGTTGGTCAATCTGGCTATGTTCCAATTTTTCTTCTACCCCTTCAACGTATAGATGATGAGTAATAGCTGCAGTAATAGATTTAGCACCCTTACTTTTTAGATATTCAGCCGTTTGAATTAGGGTTCCGCCAGTAGAGATAAAATCATCCATGATCAGGGCTTTTTTACCGGTAATATCACCATCCACACTGACAATTTGAACCTGCCCAGTGACCAAATCCCGCTTTTTATTTAAAAACACAATTGGGAGGTCTAAAGCTTCGGCTATTAAAGTGGTTTTTTTGAGCGAACCTCGATCAGGAGCCACAATACACTCAATCTGATTATGTTTTTTAAAGATATCAATAAAAACTGGAGTAGCTGACAAATGAACAATAGGAAGGGAGAAAAAACCTTGGATAGTTTCATTGTGGAGATCGACGGTAATGATTTTATCAGGTTTACTGCATTCAATCAGATTGGTAACAACTTTAGCTGAAAGCGGTTCACCCTGGCGAAAGATTTTATCCTGAATACAATACCCCATCCAGGGAATAATGGCGGTAATATGTTTAGCTCCCGAGCGTTTCAGGGCGTCCATAATGAGTAAAAACTCGATAATAGCTTTATTGGGATCTCCGGCAAAGGATTGAACTACCACCACTTTTTTATCAATTTTTTCATCTTTAACCCAAATTCTAGCCTCATGATTGGCAAATTCTGATAATTCAATTTGACCTAAAGTAGCTTTATAAATATTGGCTAAATCACTTGCAAGTTGTTGACTGTTTGATCCGCTGAAAATTTGCATAAGAATAAAATTATTTACTTAATAAGAATTTTTTACCATGACCTACGCTAGTGTTGATAGGTATATTTTTTTTGCACAAAGGACAACTAATTTCTTCATAAGAAGCAACTTCAATATTAGCTAGCGCTTGTAATATAGGAACATCTAAGCTAGAGATAGTAACATTTTTAGAATCACGATTTACCATAGCACTAACTCCAACTACATTTCCTCCTGCCAGCCGAACGCTATCTATCGACCTTTTAACAGAACCGCCAGTAGTCATAATATCCTCAACTAATAAGATTTTTTTATTTTTTATAAAACGATCATATCCGCGGGTAAATATTTGATTATTGTCTGGGGTTTTTTCAGTGTAAATACTGTAAATAGTTTTATGTTTAATTCTTGATAAATGATATGCAGTCCATTGCGATAGAATAATACCACCCAAGGCTGGACCAACTACGCAATCTACTGTTTTATCTTGCCAAAATTTGGCAAACATTTGTCCAATTTCACTCACCTCATTGGTAAAGGGGTAAACCGCGTCTTTATTTATATAAGTATCGGTATGTCTACCAGAATTTAATACTATATGACTATTGGTGATAATAGCTTTTGTTTTTTTTAAAATTGCGAGAATATCAGCCATGTTTACCTCCATTTATTTATCTCATTTTGTAATACTATGGTGGCTTCTCTAGCTTTTTGGGCGAAATCTTTATCGCTACCTGCAAAAATAATACCCCGAGAAGAATTGATAATCATACCTCTACCTTGGCGATCAAGACCGGCTTTGACTGTTTTTTCTACATCTCCACCTTGAGCGCCAATGCCAGGAACAAGAAACGGCATATTTGGAGCTAATGTTCTTATTTGAGCCAGTTCTTTTGGATAAGTAGCACCTACGACTAATAGACAATTATTGTTGGTATTCCAATTTTTAACAACTTGTTCGGCTACTACTTGATAAAGTGGTTTTTTGCCTACCTTCAAATCCTGGAATTCTCCGGCTCCAGGATTTGAAGTCCGACACAAGATAATAAGCCCTTTATCTTTTCTATCCAAGAATGGCTGTAGAGCTTCCCGCCCCAAGTAAGGATGGAGGGTAAGGCTATCAAAACCCATTTCATCAAAAATACTAGTCACATAACCCATATTAGTATTACCAATGTCGGCTCTTTTGGCATCATCAATCGTAGGAATTTCTGGGTAATGACTGTGTAGATAAGCTAAAGTCATTTTAAGTTCTATCAGCCCTTGTCCACCTCTGGCTTCATAAAAAGCTGAATTCATCTTGTAAGCACAAACTAGATCATGAGTAGCCTCAATGATAGCTTTATTAAATTCCAGCTGAGGATAGTTTTGAGATTTTAGAAAATGTGGGAGTTTGGAGAAATCACTATCAAGGCCGACACACACTAAAGAATTATTTTTCTTCTGAATTTCTTCGAGTTTTTTAATAAACATAATTTTATAAAGTATGGTCTTTTATAAACTGTTTGACAAGTAGTGTTGTTTGCTCGCCTATGGTTTTAATAGTTTTATCACTATAAAAAGCAATATGGGGAGTGAGAACTATGTTTTTAAGAGATAAAAGCTGATTCGTTTTATCAAAGTGAGCTTCATTGTCAACAACATCTAAACAAATAGCTTTAAACTTGGTGTGGTATTTCAGCAAAGCTTTGGTATCTATGATTTCTCCTCTAGCGATATTAACCAAGACCGCACCTTCTTTGATTAAAGCTAAAGTTTCCAAATTAAGTAAATGCTGAGTTTCTCCATTTAAACTTGCACAAATAACAATAAAATCAGCTGTTTTTAGAAGCTGTTTAAGTGGCTTATAGCTAAAGCCAAGCTGTTGAGCAATCTTTTGGTCTTGATAAATATCATAGGCCAAAACTTGCATTCCAAATGGTTGTAGTAGTTTAGTTAAAGCCTGACCGATTTTTCCCATGCCAATAACGCCAATGGTTTTTCCAAATAAAGAGCTACCTAAAAAGTTTTGATAGGCAAACTGGCCAT
Above is a window of Candidatus Beckwithbacteria bacterium DNA encoding:
- a CDS encoding ribose-phosphate pyrophosphokinase translates to MQIFSGSNSQQLASDLANIYKATLGQIELSEFANHEARIWVKDEKIDKKVVVVQSFAGDPNKAIIEFLLIMDALKRSGAKHITAIIPWMGYCIQDKIFRQGEPLSAKVVTNLIECSKPDKIITVDLHNETIQGFFSLPIVHLSATPVFIDIFKKHNQIECIVAPDRGSLKKTTLIAEALDLPIVFLNKKRDLVTGQVQIVSVDGDITGKKALIMDDFISTGGTLIQTAEYLKSKGAKSITAAITHHLYVEGVEEKLEHSQIDQLLITNTIEPPKPYKHKNIDQEIISIAPLISRHL
- a CDS encoding phosphoribosyltransferase, whose protein sequence is MADILAILKKTKAIITNSHIVLNSGRHTDTYINKDAVYPFTNEVSEIGQMFAKFWQDKTVDCVVGPALGGIILSQWTAYHLSRIKHKTIYSIYTEKTPDNNQIFTRGYDRFIKNKKILLVEDIMTTGGSVKRSIDSVRLAGGNVVGVSAMVNRDSKNVTISSLDVPILQALANIEVASYEEISCPLCKKNIPINTSVGHGKKFLLSK
- the pyrF gene encoding orotidine-5'-phosphate decarboxylase, coding for MMFIKKLEEIQKKNNSLVCVGLDSDFSKLPHFLKSQNYPQLEFNKAIIEATHDLVCAYKMNSAFYEARGGQGLIELKMTLAYLHSHYPEIPTIDDAKRADIGNTNMGYVTSIFDEMGFDSLTLHPYLGREALQPFLDRKDKGLIILCRTSNPGAGEFQDLKVGKKPLYQVVAEQVVKNWNTNNNCLLVVGATYPKELAQIRTLAPNMPFLVPGIGAQGGDVEKTVKAGLDRQGRGMIINSSRGIIFAGSDKDFAQKAREATIVLQNEINKWR